In one Streptomyces sp. NBC_01288 genomic region, the following are encoded:
- a CDS encoding SGNH/GDSL hydrolase family protein translates to MTARRARLRRTAALLLLVAAFQSGPAHAQPQPPAQVKALKNPTSVITWGASADHLGDGVVDRGYRLIVHTSVAGSDLRIRLSNAFGDRPLTFDDVYAGVQRTGAALVPGSNRRLTFGGAKSVTIPAGAVAYSDPLSGRLPAATNLVVSIHSPDAAGPATGHGMAMQTSYVTQGDHTGEEGAAAWTGTTGSWYYLDAVDVRPSAGVGAVVTLGDSITDGWASTSDLNRRWPDYLARRLARADTAVKGVANEGISGNKVLADGAGQSARNRLQRDVLSQPGVRTVFLFEGVNDIKAHSGVTAQDMITGYREIIERAHAAGKCVVGATVGPFKGWSEWDEAGEAVRQEVNQFIRSSGELDAVTDFDHILRSPYDQERMLPFLDSGDHLHPNDKGMAAMADAVDLKSLDCAK, encoded by the coding sequence GTGACGGCCCGACGGGCACGACTGCGCCGTACGGCCGCACTTCTCCTGCTCGTCGCCGCCTTCCAGTCAGGACCCGCGCACGCACAACCCCAGCCACCGGCGCAGGTGAAGGCATTGAAGAACCCGACATCCGTCATCACGTGGGGAGCGAGCGCCGACCACCTGGGCGACGGCGTCGTCGACCGCGGCTACCGGCTGATCGTGCACACCAGCGTGGCCGGCAGCGATCTTCGGATCCGGCTCTCCAACGCCTTCGGCGACCGGCCGCTGACCTTCGACGACGTCTACGCCGGTGTGCAGCGGACGGGCGCCGCGCTGGTGCCCGGCTCCAACCGGCGGCTCACCTTCGGTGGCGCGAAGTCGGTCACGATCCCGGCGGGCGCGGTCGCCTACAGCGACCCGCTCTCCGGCAGGCTGCCCGCCGCGACCAACCTGGTGGTCAGCATCCACTCCCCGGACGCGGCGGGCCCGGCGACCGGCCACGGCATGGCCATGCAGACGTCGTACGTCACCCAGGGCGACCACACCGGCGAGGAGGGCGCCGCCGCCTGGACGGGCACCACCGGCTCCTGGTACTACCTCGACGCCGTCGACGTACGGCCCAGCGCGGGCGTCGGTGCCGTGGTCACGCTCGGCGACTCCATCACGGACGGCTGGGCGTCCACGTCGGACCTCAACCGGCGCTGGCCGGACTACCTGGCCCGGCGGCTCGCGCGCGCCGACACGGCCGTCAAGGGCGTGGCCAACGAAGGGATCTCGGGCAACAAGGTCCTCGCCGACGGCGCCGGGCAGAGCGCCCGCAACCGGCTGCAACGCGATGTGCTGTCCCAGCCCGGCGTCCGCACCGTGTTCCTCTTCGAGGGCGTCAACGACATCAAGGCCCACTCCGGCGTCACCGCCCAGGACATGATCACGGGCTACCGCGAGATCATCGAACGGGCGCACGCGGCCGGGAAGTGCGTCGTCGGCGCCACGGTCGGCCCGTTCAAGGGCTGGTCCGAATGGGACGAGGCAGGCGAGGCGGTACGCCAGGAGGTCAACCAATTCATCAGAAGCAGCGGGGAGTTGGACGCCGTCACCGACTTCGACCACATCCTCCGCAGCCCCTACGACCAGGAGAGGATGCTCCCCTTCTTGGACAGCGGTGACCATCTCCACCCCAACGACAAGGGGATGGCGGCGATGGCCGACGCCGTCGACCTCAAGAGTCTCGACTGCGCGAAGTGA
- a CDS encoding UBP-type zinc finger domain-containing protein gives MSDITGIDPTVPPSGAGCVECDADQGWWFHLRRCAQCGHVGCCDDSPAKHATAHFQSTGHPFIQSYEPGEDWFWNFTTSELYDSGPDLTAPVSHPKDQPVPGPAGRVPANWAETLR, from the coding sequence ATGAGCGACATCACCGGAATCGACCCCACCGTCCCGCCGAGCGGTGCCGGTTGCGTGGAGTGCGACGCGGACCAGGGCTGGTGGTTCCATCTCCGGCGGTGCGCGCAGTGCGGTCACGTCGGCTGTTGCGACGACTCCCCCGCCAAGCACGCCACGGCCCACTTCCAGTCCACGGGGCACCCGTTCATCCAGAGCTACGAGCCCGGCGAGGACTGGTTCTGGAACTTCACCACCTCCGAGCTGTACGACTCCGGTCCCGACCTCACCGCCCCGGTGAGTCACCCGAAGGACCAGCCGGTGCCGGGTCCCGCGGGACGCGTTCCGGCGAACTGGGCCGAGACCCTGCGCTGA
- a CDS encoding ATP-binding protein: MSGQVLPCSPQEIGTLFLFEKLTPEQLGRLCCDGQVEQFEAGPVYTEGDPATCFYVMIEGTVVLSRRVGGDDVEVTRTSQRGVYTGAMQAYIGDRVQQVYLNSMRVTETTRFFVLPAETFAAIMSEWFPMAVHLLEGLFFGQKSSQLAISQRERLLALGSLSAGLTHELNNPAAAAVRATSALRERVAKMRHKLRVISAGRYPREALANLIDIQERTAERVAKAPSLSPLEASDREDALTDWLDDHDITESWQIAPTFVQAGLDIEWLDQVAAAVDAEILPSAIGWLNYTVETELLMSEIEDSTTRVSNLVGAAKQYSQLDRAPYQVADVHELLDSTLLMLAGKFGDRIKVVKEYDRTLPKIPAYPAELNQVWTNLIDNAVSAMNSSGGEGTLTVRTALERDQLMVEFRDTGPGVPQEIRSRIFDPFFTTKPVGEGTGLGLDISWRIVVNKHHGTLQVESVPGDTRFQVLLPLTAVDNETPEESA, from the coding sequence ATGAGCGGGCAGGTGCTGCCGTGCAGCCCGCAGGAGATCGGCACGCTGTTCCTGTTCGAGAAACTGACGCCGGAGCAGCTCGGCCGGCTGTGCTGCGACGGGCAGGTGGAGCAGTTCGAGGCCGGGCCCGTCTACACCGAGGGCGACCCCGCGACCTGCTTCTACGTCATGATCGAGGGCACCGTCGTGCTGTCGCGGCGGGTCGGCGGCGACGACGTGGAGGTCACCCGGACCTCGCAGCGCGGGGTGTACACGGGCGCGATGCAGGCCTACATCGGGGACCGGGTGCAGCAGGTGTACCTGAACTCGATGCGGGTGACGGAGACGACGCGGTTCTTCGTGCTGCCCGCCGAGACGTTCGCGGCCATCATGAGCGAGTGGTTCCCGATGGCGGTCCATCTGCTGGAAGGGCTCTTCTTCGGCCAGAAGAGCAGCCAGTTGGCGATCAGCCAGCGTGAACGGCTGCTGGCGCTGGGCTCGTTGTCGGCCGGACTGACGCACGAGCTGAACAACCCGGCCGCCGCTGCCGTCCGGGCCACCTCGGCGCTGCGCGAGCGGGTGGCGAAGATGCGGCACAAGCTGCGGGTCATCTCCGCGGGCCGCTATCCGCGCGAGGCTCTGGCCAACCTCATCGACATCCAGGAGCGCACGGCCGAACGGGTCGCCAAGGCACCCTCGTTGAGCCCTCTGGAGGCCTCGGACCGCGAGGACGCCCTCACCGACTGGCTCGACGACCACGACATCACGGAGTCCTGGCAGATCGCGCCGACGTTCGTGCAGGCCGGTCTCGACATCGAGTGGCTGGACCAGGTCGCGGCGGCCGTGGACGCGGAGATCCTGCCGAGCGCGATCGGCTGGCTCAACTACACGGTCGAGACAGAGCTGTTGATGTCGGAGATCGAGGACTCCACGACCCGGGTCTCGAACCTGGTCGGCGCCGCCAAGCAGTACTCGCAACTGGACCGCGCGCCGTATCAGGTGGCCGACGTCCACGAACTCCTCGACAGCACCCTGCTGATGCTCGCGGGCAAGTTCGGCGACCGGATCAAGGTCGTCAAGGAGTACGACCGTACGCTCCCCAAGATCCCTGCCTATCCGGCCGAGTTGAACCAGGTGTGGACCAACCTGATCGACAACGCGGTCTCCGCCATGAACAGTTCGGGCGGGGAAGGCACGTTGACGGTGCGGACGGCGCTGGAGCGCGACCAGTTGATGGTGGAGTTCCGTGACACGGGGCCCGGTGTGCCGCAGGAGATCCGCAGCCGTATCTTCGATCCGTTCTTCACCACCAAGCCGGTGGGCGAGGGCACGGGGCTGGGTCTGGACATCTCCTGGCGGATCGTCGTCAACAAGCACCACGGCACCCTCCAGGTGGAGTCGGTGCCGGGCGACACCCGCTTCCAGGTCCTGCTCCCCCTCACCGCCGTCGACAACGAGACGCCCGAGGAGTCCGCATGA
- a CDS encoding VOC family protein yields the protein MTLEWEQVVVDAADPVALGRWWTEALGWVVVGEAPDEFEIRPEPERLPGLLFVPVPEGKTAKNRLHLDFRPDDQEAEVIRLLALGARTADVGQGEESWVVLMDPEGNEFCVLRSRRP from the coding sequence ATGACCTTGGAGTGGGAGCAGGTAGTGGTGGACGCGGCCGATCCCGTCGCGCTGGGACGCTGGTGGACCGAGGCCCTCGGGTGGGTGGTGGTCGGCGAGGCGCCGGACGAGTTCGAGATCCGGCCGGAGCCGGAGCGGCTGCCGGGGCTCCTCTTCGTGCCGGTGCCCGAGGGCAAGACCGCCAAGAACCGGCTGCATCTGGACTTCCGGCCCGACGACCAGGAGGCCGAGGTGATCCGGCTGCTGGCCCTGGGGGCGCGGACCGCGGACGTCGGGCAGGGCGAGGAGTCGTGGGTGGTGCTGATGGACCCGGAGGGGAACGAGTTCTGCGTGTTGCGCTCCCGGCGCCCCTGA
- a CDS encoding helix-turn-helix transcriptional regulator, whose protein sequence is MTSSVAAAPLIGRDEELARLAGVLERARAGTAGAVLIAGDAGVGKTRVLDEIAGRAATAGMTVLTGHCVDLGDVGLPYLPFTEILGVLADDERFAAALAAHPAVDRLLGAGSDAARDAGGRLRLFEGIAGLLADLSDIAPLLLVLEDLHWADQSSRDLLRFLLSRGILQRPAGGAPTHRLAVFASYRADDLHRRHPLRPLLAELVRLPAVERLELRPMGDAEVARLVRALRTGPVPDGTVRRIVERAEGNAFYAEELLAASDMEAGGVPSGLADVLLIRFEQLSDTAQQVLRTAAVAGRRVEYDLLRDAVQLPEDELESALREAVERQLLVPGHGDTYSFRHALAREAVYADLLPGERSRQHGAFACLLASRGHPAESAAERAHHYRESHDVAEALAASLEAADHAQRVGAPAEELRHLETVLDLWSSVDPAARPSGEGIGSVTLTLRASAAAAHAGDAHRAVSLTRSALAGIGQDTDSELAARVRYTLAGNLMGVDSLTAAFAYSSEALAMIPAEPPSRTWVWAAATHVLAARQVGEDEIALRIARQALRTAEELQLTDARADLLISLATLEKGGRRTREGRERLAQARELARQAGHSPVEMRALFHLAIGSFESGDLEESLPWLAEGLDRARRAGLLSSPYPLEMRYLQLLVLYTLGRWDECVKVAASDADVLPHAGGFTMGPALYVALARGDLAAVERARFLLEGPFDWMAAMVAGIVLTDAAVFEGDPEAAVERMRAAVTALTDDSDRRPDLTVRLVALALAAVADRATALRLTGDEAGVRRWTDTGTELVELARSVAHAGGEARPQGPEGQAWLARAEAEWIRAATGPDAEAWEKAVAAFGYGDVYERARCQFRFAEALLAADRREEAAAQARAARETAARLGAAPLLARLDTLIRRGRLGDPAPDTGNRSSPLTARERDVLRLLALGRSNRQIGEELFITGKTASVHVSNILAKLGAASRTEAVAIAYRQGLITPEATTSG, encoded by the coding sequence GTGACGTCATCCGTGGCAGCAGCACCGCTCATCGGCCGGGACGAGGAACTCGCCCGCCTCGCCGGTGTGCTGGAGCGCGCCCGCGCGGGTACGGCCGGAGCGGTGCTGATCGCCGGGGACGCGGGCGTCGGCAAGACCCGGGTCCTGGACGAGATCGCGGGGCGGGCCGCGACCGCCGGGATGACGGTCCTCACCGGGCACTGCGTCGACCTGGGTGACGTCGGTCTGCCGTACCTCCCCTTCACCGAGATCCTCGGCGTCCTCGCCGACGACGAACGCTTCGCCGCCGCTCTGGCCGCGCATCCCGCGGTCGACCGGCTGCTGGGCGCCGGTTCGGACGCGGCACGGGACGCGGGCGGCCGGCTGCGGCTCTTCGAGGGCATCGCCGGGCTGCTGGCCGACCTCTCCGACATCGCTCCCCTGCTCCTGGTCCTGGAGGATCTGCACTGGGCCGACCAGTCCTCCCGCGACCTGCTCCGCTTCCTGCTCAGCCGCGGCATCCTCCAGCGCCCGGCGGGCGGCGCGCCCACCCACCGTCTCGCGGTGTTCGCGTCGTACCGCGCGGACGACCTCCACCGCCGCCATCCCCTACGGCCGCTGCTGGCCGAGCTGGTCCGGCTGCCCGCCGTGGAGCGCCTGGAGCTGCGGCCCATGGGGGACGCGGAGGTCGCCCGGCTGGTGCGCGCGCTGCGCACGGGCCCGGTGCCGGACGGCACGGTCCGCCGGATCGTCGAGCGCGCCGAGGGAAACGCCTTCTACGCCGAGGAGTTGCTCGCGGCGAGCGACATGGAGGCGGGCGGGGTGCCGAGCGGCCTGGCCGACGTCCTGCTGATCCGTTTCGAGCAACTCTCCGACACCGCCCAGCAGGTGCTGCGCACCGCCGCCGTCGCCGGGCGCCGGGTCGAGTACGACCTACTGCGGGACGCGGTCCAACTCCCCGAGGACGAGCTGGAGTCGGCGCTGCGCGAGGCCGTCGAGCGACAGCTCCTGGTCCCCGGGCACGGAGACACGTACTCCTTCCGGCACGCCCTCGCCCGCGAGGCCGTGTACGCCGACCTGCTCCCCGGCGAGCGCTCCCGGCAGCACGGCGCGTTCGCCTGCCTCCTCGCCTCGCGCGGTCACCCGGCCGAGAGCGCGGCGGAGCGAGCCCACCACTACCGCGAGAGCCACGACGTGGCCGAGGCGCTGGCCGCCTCCCTGGAGGCCGCCGACCACGCCCAGCGCGTCGGCGCACCCGCCGAGGAGCTACGGCATCTCGAAACCGTCCTCGATCTGTGGTCGTCGGTCGACCCCGCGGCCCGGCCCTCGGGCGAGGGCATCGGCAGTGTGACGCTCACCCTGCGCGCGTCGGCGGCGGCCGCCCACGCCGGGGACGCGCACCGCGCGGTCTCCCTCACCCGGTCCGCGCTCGCCGGGATCGGCCAGGACACCGACTCCGAGCTGGCCGCCCGGGTCCGCTACACGCTGGCCGGCAATCTCATGGGCGTCGACAGCCTCACCGCCGCGTTCGCCTACAGCAGCGAGGCCCTGGCGATGATCCCCGCCGAACCGCCCTCCCGGACCTGGGTGTGGGCGGCGGCCACGCATGTCCTGGCGGCGCGTCAGGTCGGCGAGGACGAGATCGCGCTGCGGATCGCCCGCCAGGCTCTGCGCACCGCCGAGGAACTCCAACTTACCGACGCCCGGGCCGACTTGCTGATCTCGCTGGCCACGCTCGAAAAGGGCGGCCGGCGCACCCGGGAGGGTCGCGAACGGCTCGCGCAGGCACGCGAGCTGGCCCGGCAGGCCGGGCACTCCCCGGTGGAGATGCGCGCCCTGTTCCATCTCGCGATCGGCAGTTTCGAGTCCGGGGACCTGGAGGAGTCGCTGCCCTGGCTCGCCGAGGGCCTGGACCGGGCCCGCCGCGCCGGACTGCTCTCGTCTCCGTATCCGCTGGAGATGCGCTACCTCCAGCTCCTGGTGCTGTACACGCTGGGCCGCTGGGACGAGTGCGTGAAGGTGGCCGCGAGCGACGCGGACGTGCTGCCGCACGCGGGCGGCTTCACGATGGGGCCCGCGCTGTATGTGGCGCTGGCGCGCGGCGACTTGGCGGCCGTGGAGCGGGCTCGTTTCCTGCTGGAGGGTCCGTTCGACTGGATGGCCGCGATGGTGGCGGGCATCGTGCTCACCGACGCGGCTGTCTTCGAGGGCGACCCGGAGGCGGCCGTGGAGCGGATGCGGGCCGCCGTCACGGCCCTCACCGACGACTCCGACCGGCGTCCCGACCTCACGGTCCGGCTCGTCGCCCTCGCCCTGGCCGCGGTCGCCGACCGGGCCACCGCGCTCCGGCTGACCGGTGACGAGGCGGGCGTGCGCCGCTGGACGGACACCGGGACGGAACTGGTCGAGCTGGCCCGGTCCGTGGCCCACGCGGGCGGCGAGGCCCGACCTCAGGGTCCGGAAGGACAGGCGTGGCTGGCCCGCGCCGAGGCGGAGTGGATACGAGCCGCCACGGGACCGGACGCGGAGGCCTGGGAGAAGGCGGTGGCCGCGTTCGGCTACGGCGATGTCTACGAACGGGCGCGCTGCCAATTCCGTTTCGCCGAGGCCCTGTTGGCGGCCGACCGCCGTGAGGAGGCGGCCGCCCAGGCCCGTGCGGCACGGGAGACCGCCGCCCGGCTCGGTGCCGCGCCCCTGCTCGCGCGGCTGGACACGCTGATCCGCCGTGGCCGCCTGGGCGACCCGGCACCGGACACCGGGAACCGCTCCTCGCCGCTGACGGCCCGCGAGCGGGACGTGCTGCGACTGCTCGCCCTCGGGCGCAGCAACCGCCAGATCGGCGAGGAACTGTTCATCACCGGCAAGACGGCGAGCGTCCACGTCTCCAACATCCTCGCGAAACTGGGCGCCGCGAGCCGTACGGAGGCGGTGGCGATCGCCTATCGCCAGGGGCTGATCACCCCGGAGGCGACGACGTCCGGCTGA
- a CDS encoding FAD-dependent oxidoreductase gives MAQAAEAARTVIMTVDDDPGVSRAVARDLRRRYGESYRIVRAESGESALDALRELKLRGDLVAVILADYRMPQMNGIEFLEQALDVYPGARRVLLTAYADTDAAIDAINVVDLDHYLLKPWDPPEEKLYPVLDDLLEAWRNSDYRPVPATKVVGHRWSARSSDVREFLARNQVPYRWYSADTPEGLRLLSAAGQDGQRLPLVITAEGNVLVEPEATELAAEVGLATTPTADFYDLVVIGGGPAGLGAAVYGASEGLRTVLVERSATGGQAGQSSRIENYLGFPDGVSGAQLTDRARRQAGKFGAEILTAREVTGLEVSGSARVVRFADGSAVAAHAVILATGVSYRQLEAPGMPDLTGCGVYYGSALTEATSCQGHDVYIVGGANSAGQAAMYLSKGAKSVTLLVRGPSLAASMSYYLIQQINEAENISVRTGTVVDAAHGSDHLEQLTLRDTESGTTELVDAQWMFVFIGAAPLTDWLDGSVLRDERGFILSGPDLSADGKPPASWELDRAPYHLETNIPGVFVAGDARAESAKRVASAVGEGAMAVMLVHRYLEQS, from the coding sequence ATGGCACAGGCCGCCGAAGCCGCGCGGACCGTCATCATGACCGTTGACGACGATCCGGGAGTGTCCCGTGCCGTCGCCCGTGACCTGCGGCGACGCTACGGCGAGTCGTACCGCATCGTGCGCGCGGAGTCCGGCGAGTCCGCGCTGGACGCGTTGCGCGAGCTGAAGCTGCGCGGCGATCTCGTGGCCGTGATCCTCGCCGACTACCGCATGCCGCAGATGAACGGCATCGAGTTCCTGGAGCAGGCCCTCGACGTCTACCCGGGCGCGCGCCGGGTGCTGCTGACCGCGTACGCGGACACGGACGCGGCGATCGACGCGATCAACGTCGTGGACCTCGACCACTATCTGCTGAAGCCCTGGGACCCGCCGGAGGAGAAGCTCTACCCGGTCCTGGACGACCTCCTGGAGGCCTGGCGGAACAGCGACTACCGGCCCGTGCCCGCCACGAAGGTGGTCGGGCACCGCTGGTCGGCGCGTTCCTCGGACGTGCGGGAGTTCCTGGCCCGCAACCAGGTGCCGTACCGCTGGTACTCGGCCGACACCCCGGAGGGCCTGCGGCTGCTGTCGGCCGCGGGGCAGGACGGGCAGCGGCTGCCGCTCGTCATCACCGCCGAGGGGAACGTGCTGGTCGAGCCGGAGGCGACCGAGCTGGCCGCCGAGGTCGGGCTCGCGACCACGCCGACGGCGGACTTCTACGACCTCGTCGTCATCGGCGGCGGCCCGGCCGGGCTCGGCGCGGCCGTGTACGGGGCTTCGGAAGGGCTGCGGACGGTTCTCGTGGAGCGGTCGGCGACCGGTGGGCAGGCCGGGCAGAGTTCGCGCATCGAGAACTACCTCGGGTTCCCCGACGGGGTGTCCGGGGCCCAACTCACCGACAGGGCACGGCGGCAGGCCGGAAAATTCGGCGCCGAGATCCTGACCGCCCGCGAGGTCACGGGACTTGAGGTCAGCGGCTCCGCACGCGTCGTACGGTTCGCCGACGGCTCGGCGGTCGCCGCGCACGCCGTGATCCTGGCGACCGGTGTGTCGTACCGGCAGCTGGAGGCGCCCGGCATGCCCGATCTGACGGGCTGCGGGGTCTACTACGGCTCGGCGCTGACCGAGGCGACCTCCTGCCAGGGGCACGACGTGTACATCGTCGGCGGCGCCAACTCGGCGGGCCAGGCGGCGATGTACCTGTCCAAGGGCGCCAAGTCCGTGACGCTGCTGGTGCGCGGGCCCTCGTTGGCCGCGTCGATGTCGTACTACCTGATCCAGCAGATCAACGAGGCGGAGAACATCTCCGTGCGCACCGGCACGGTGGTCGACGCGGCGCACGGCTCCGACCATCTGGAGCAGCTCACCCTGCGCGACACCGAGAGCGGCACGACCGAACTCGTCGACGCGCAGTGGATGTTCGTGTTCATCGGCGCGGCCCCGCTGACCGACTGGCTGGACGGGTCGGTGCTGCGGGACGAGCGCGGGTTCATCCTGTCCGGGCCGGACCTCAGCGCGGACGGGAAGCCGCCCGCGAGCTGGGAGTTGGACCGGGCGCCGTACCACCTGGAGACCAACATTCCCGGCGTGTTCGTGGCGGGCGACGCGCGCGCCGAGTCCGCGAAACGCGTCGCGTCCGCCGTCGGAGAGGGAGCCATGGCCGTGATGCTCGTCCACCGCTACCTGGAGCAGTCATGA
- a CDS encoding glycosyl hydrolase family 95 catalytic domain-containing protein, with the protein MSSALPDLPRRNLLALAAATGALAGLPAVTASATPQRPANTSYGTGTSRHTLWWQAPADDNSMIEQGLPIGNGRLGALASNDPGHEVLLVTDATLWTGGLNDTLDSDGQFPYGRADFGSLTLLARLTVDIPDHDLGAVSGYRRTLDLEQGVVSASYVRSGVTYKRQLFASRPDDVIVLHLTQSGGGRYTGTVDLAGTHGEPAGDARSFGATLANGLRYGAAVTAYGTGGSVTVTGSRVAFSGCKDVTVVVSGGTNYAPNAAAHYRDPSLDPQKLARTKVSAAAKHSADTLLRTHVADHGALFGQLDISLGTSTADQRALDTWERIQVRARDGEPDPELEASYLQFGRYLMIAGSRGSLPMGLQGNWLDGNDPDWMGDYHTDINIQMNYWMADRAGLSQCFDAFTDYCVAQLPDWTDLTRRLFNDSRNRYRNSSGKNAGWTVAISTNPYGGGGWWWHPAGNAWLSNTLWEHYEFTGSRAHLAKIYPLLKGAVEFWEARLLTTTLPGTSKEVLIADSDWSPEQGPLDAKGITYAQELVWALFGNYCVAAAELKKDTGYAGTIAGLRKKLYLPVVSPKTGWLEEWMSPDNLGETTHRHLSPLIGLFPGDRIRPDGSTPKDIVDGATALLTARGMDSFGWANAWRSLCWSRLKNAEKAYQLVVNNLRPSTDGSNGTASNLFDIYQVEVGRGIFQIEANFGTPAAIIEMLLYSRPGHLELLPALPDAWAASGSVTGVGARGGFVVDLHWRDGKPTEVKIRSINGRTTTVAFGDTTRTVRLTPGASVTLRDFAR; encoded by the coding sequence ATGTCCAGTGCACTGCCCGACCTGCCCAGGCGCAATCTGCTCGCCCTCGCCGCGGCCACCGGCGCCCTCGCCGGCCTGCCCGCCGTCACCGCCTCGGCGACGCCGCAGCGACCCGCCAACACCTCGTACGGCACCGGCACTTCACGCCACACCCTGTGGTGGCAGGCCCCGGCCGACGACAACTCGATGATCGAGCAGGGCCTCCCGATCGGCAACGGCCGCCTCGGCGCCCTCGCGAGCAACGACCCCGGCCACGAGGTCCTCCTCGTCACCGACGCCACCCTGTGGACCGGCGGCCTCAACGACACGCTCGACTCGGACGGCCAATTCCCCTACGGCCGCGCCGACTTCGGCTCCCTCACGCTGCTCGCCCGGCTCACCGTCGACATCCCCGACCACGACCTGGGCGCGGTCTCCGGCTACCGCCGCACCCTCGACCTGGAACAGGGCGTGGTGAGCGCCTCGTACGTCCGCTCCGGAGTGACGTACAAGCGGCAGTTGTTCGCCAGCCGCCCCGACGACGTGATCGTCCTGCACCTCACCCAGAGCGGCGGCGGACGCTACACCGGCACCGTCGACCTGGCGGGCACGCACGGTGAACCGGCCGGTGACGCACGCTCGTTCGGCGCCACCCTCGCCAACGGCCTGCGCTACGGCGCCGCCGTCACGGCGTACGGCACCGGCGGCAGCGTCACGGTGACCGGCTCGCGCGTCGCCTTCTCCGGCTGCAAGGACGTCACCGTCGTGGTGAGCGGCGGCACCAACTACGCGCCCAACGCGGCGGCCCACTACCGCGATCCGTCCCTCGACCCGCAGAAGCTGGCCCGCACCAAGGTGAGCGCGGCTGCCAAGCACTCGGCGGACACCCTGCTGCGCACTCATGTCGCCGACCACGGCGCGTTGTTCGGGCAGTTGGACATCTCGCTCGGCACCTCGACCGCCGACCAGCGTGCGCTGGACACCTGGGAGCGCATCCAGGTCCGCGCCCGGGACGGCGAGCCGGACCCGGAACTCGAAGCCTCCTACCTCCAGTTCGGCCGGTATCTGATGATCGCCGGCTCCCGGGGGAGTCTGCCGATGGGCCTCCAGGGAAACTGGCTCGACGGCAACGACCCCGACTGGATGGGGGATTACCACACCGACATCAACATCCAGATGAACTACTGGATGGCGGACCGCGCCGGACTGTCCCAGTGCTTCGACGCGTTCACCGACTACTGCGTCGCCCAGCTCCCGGACTGGACCGACCTCACGCGCAGGCTCTTCAACGACTCCCGCAACCGCTACCGCAACTCCAGCGGCAAGAACGCCGGTTGGACCGTCGCGATCTCCACCAACCCGTACGGCGGCGGGGGTTGGTGGTGGCACCCGGCCGGTAACGCCTGGCTGAGCAACACCCTCTGGGAGCACTACGAGTTCACGGGCTCGCGCGCCCACCTCGCGAAGATCTACCCGCTGCTCAAGGGCGCCGTCGAGTTCTGGGAGGCCCGGCTGCTCACCACCACCCTGCCCGGCACCTCGAAGGAGGTGCTCATCGCCGACAGCGACTGGTCGCCCGAACAGGGTCCGCTCGACGCGAAGGGCATCACCTACGCCCAGGAACTGGTGTGGGCACTGTTCGGCAACTACTGCGTAGCGGCAGCGGAGTTGAAGAAGGACACCGGCTACGCGGGCACGATCGCGGGCCTTCGCAAGAAGCTGTACCTCCCGGTGGTGAGCCCCAAGACGGGCTGGCTGGAGGAGTGGATGTCCCCGGACAACCTGGGGGAGACCACCCACCGGCACCTGTCGCCGCTCATCGGACTCTTCCCCGGCGACCGCATCCGCCCCGACGGCTCCACCCCGAAGGACATCGTGGACGGCGCCACCGCCCTGCTCACGGCCCGGGGCATGGACAGCTTCGGCTGGGCCAACGCCTGGCGCAGCCTGTGCTGGTCCCGACTCAAGAACGCCGAGAAGGCCTACCAGTTGGTCGTCAACAACCTCCGCCCGTCGACCGACGGCAGTAACGGCACCGCCTCCAACCTCTTCGACATCTACCAGGTCGAGGTGGGCCGCGGCATCTTCCAGATCGAGGCCAACTTCGGCACCCCCGCCGCGATCATCGAGATGCTGCTCTACTCCCGCCCGGGCCACCTGGAACTCCTCCCCGCCCTCCCAGACGCCTGGGCCGCGTCCGGCTCCGTCACGGGGGTCGGCGCCCGCGGCGGCTTCGTCGTCGACCTCCACTGGCGCGACGGGAAACCGACCGAGGTGAAGATCCGCAGCATCAACGGCCGGACCACGACGGTGGCCTTCGGCGACACCACACGGACGGTGCGCCTGACACCGGGCGCGTCCGTCACGCTGCGGGACTTCGCCCGGTGA